The Nocardioides panzhihuensis genome has a segment encoding these proteins:
- a CDS encoding S8 family serine peptidase, which produces MSRVIRRVVASVVAITAGFAVIATTPSASAQDPSPPRTVINHASHPVPGSYLVTLAPQRSAAAVGSRTASLADRYGGDVTSVLTATMQGYVVKNLSPGQAKKLANDPAVSEVRQSGRASIGGPGGTQDSPVNWGLDRIDQRDRPLDRKYTYPNDGAGANIYIVDTGIRYSHQEFEGRAKFGADFHATPNQGNDCNNHGSHVAGIAAGKTRGVAKKANLVSVRILGCDGYGEDVDLITAAEWVTQNAVKPAVVNLSVYTDDKDIAVNAIKASINSGVQWSLITGNNGSNACNYGPGGQTPSALQVANATSSDTRAGDSNAGSCMDLFAPGSGIDSAFRGSDTAYGQLSGTSMAAPHVAGAMALRLSEVPSSTPAQLETWILDNASTGKMSGLSSDTPNKLLYVANEPTTPSPGCDSKMSPNVVDGTPTTVCKYPFIISQHRTGGARPTEQSCTGTVVAKRLVLIAAHCKYAQGEKYLIYGRDDLSDTSKGARIEIQEYRSHPNYNANEGWRTGWDVAVIVTKTDIPTPAGMAYPSIAKSSDSLPLGTRGTAIGYGKTDANDNQGNTKLYEAVLPTVDKQNCANINQQYDDRYMMCSGYGDGSLGLCQGDSGGPYYYQGKVYGVFSWLRTDCASYNAHGKLWGVMGDWANEQLGNTDPLPGGSAPTAKLSVNCMSSLTCAVDGSASTDSDGSIASYAWNFGDGTTGTGAKASHTYPSRNGTYTVKLTVTDNSGKTSSAEKQVQCHSFGSGQGFCF; this is translated from the coding sequence ATGAGCAGAGTAATTCGACGCGTGGTCGCCTCAGTCGTCGCGATCACGGCCGGTTTCGCCGTGATCGCGACGACTCCGTCCGCGTCGGCTCAGGACCCGTCGCCGCCCCGAACTGTCATCAATCACGCGAGCCACCCCGTCCCCGGTTCTTACCTCGTCACCCTTGCGCCACAACGGAGCGCCGCCGCAGTAGGCAGCAGGACCGCCTCCTTGGCGGACCGGTACGGCGGTGACGTGACGAGCGTGCTGACGGCAACCATGCAGGGTTACGTCGTCAAGAACCTGTCGCCCGGTCAGGCCAAGAAGCTCGCGAACGATCCGGCCGTGTCCGAGGTCCGGCAGAGTGGCCGGGCCTCGATCGGTGGTCCCGGAGGCACCCAGGACAGCCCGGTGAACTGGGGTCTGGACCGCATCGACCAACGGGATCGGCCGCTCGACAGGAAGTACACCTACCCGAACGACGGTGCAGGGGCGAACATCTATATCGTCGACACCGGCATCCGGTACTCCCATCAGGAGTTCGAGGGCCGGGCGAAGTTCGGCGCGGACTTCCACGCAACGCCGAACCAGGGCAACGACTGCAACAACCACGGTTCCCACGTCGCCGGGATCGCTGCCGGCAAGACGCGCGGTGTGGCGAAGAAGGCCAACCTTGTTTCGGTGCGCATCCTCGGCTGCGACGGGTACGGCGAGGACGTCGACCTGATCACCGCCGCCGAGTGGGTGACGCAGAACGCGGTCAAGCCGGCGGTCGTCAATCTGAGCGTCTACACCGACGACAAGGACATCGCGGTCAATGCGATCAAAGCCTCGATCAACTCCGGTGTGCAGTGGTCGCTGATCACCGGCAACAACGGCAGCAATGCCTGTAACTACGGCCCGGGCGGTCAGACGCCGAGTGCACTGCAGGTGGCGAACGCGACGAGCAGCGACACCCGGGCCGGTGACTCGAATGCCGGCAGCTGTATGGACCTGTTCGCTCCAGGTTCCGGGATCGACTCCGCTTTCAGGGGCAGCGATACGGCGTACGGGCAACTCAGCGGTACGTCGATGGCCGCGCCGCACGTTGCTGGAGCAATGGCGCTCCGATTGTCCGAGGTGCCGAGCAGCACGCCGGCGCAACTGGAGACGTGGATCCTGGACAACGCCAGCACCGGCAAGATGTCGGGCCTGTCCTCGGACACCCCGAACAAGCTGCTCTACGTCGCGAACGAGCCCACGACGCCGTCACCAGGATGTGACAGCAAAATGAGCCCCAACGTCGTTGATGGTACGCCGACAACCGTCTGCAAGTACCCGTTCATCATCTCGCAGCACCGGACCGGAGGAGCTCGGCCGACCGAGCAGTCCTGCACTGGGACCGTGGTGGCGAAGCGGCTCGTGCTGATCGCGGCGCACTGCAAGTACGCGCAGGGCGAGAAGTACCTGATCTACGGGCGGGACGACCTGAGCGACACCAGCAAGGGCGCCCGGATCGAGATCCAGGAGTACAGGAGCCACCCGAACTACAACGCCAATGAGGGCTGGCGGACCGGCTGGGACGTTGCCGTCATCGTCACCAAGACCGACATTCCGACACCAGCCGGGATGGCCTACCCGTCGATCGCCAAGTCATCCGACTCGCTGCCGCTCGGCACCCGCGGTACGGCGATCGGCTACGGCAAGACCGATGCGAACGACAACCAAGGCAACACCAAGCTGTATGAAGCGGTCCTGCCGACGGTCGACAAGCAGAACTGTGCCAACATCAATCAGCAGTACGACGACCGCTACATGATGTGCAGCGGGTACGGCGACGGCAGCCTCGGCCTGTGCCAGGGCGACAGTGGCGGCCCGTACTACTACCAGGGCAAGGTCTACGGCGTCTTCTCATGGCTCCGGACCGACTGCGCGTCCTACAACGCTCACGGAAAGCTGTGGGGCGTGATGGGCGACTGGGCCAACGAGCAGCTCGGCAACACCGACCCGCTGCCCGGCGGCTCGGCCCCGACGGCCAAGCTCAGTGTGAACTGCATGAGCAGCCTGACCTGTGCGGTCGACGGCTCAGCGTCGACCGACTCGGACGGATCGATCGCGTCGTATGCCTGGAACTTCGGCGACGGCACGACCGGGACAGGGGCGAAGGCCTCGCACACCTATCCGAG
- a CDS encoding tyrosine-type recombinase/integrase, which produces MVWIEKHKRSDKVVSAYVVWRLGGGRDGEKQFEAFSAGTSEQNLARAEGFQKMVVAAGSHWPDGWVKGEGFVRPNGGDPTAEAPAFSTIGEEYIRQIVDITPGQRKKYLSQVRVLARLEVRGRLPFAQPVSAISEPEVKAWLIDWDRALKTKANYHGLMYGVFNYAVEQGFLTVNPCARTAPKRRRVKQSQAELRFLSEDEFAAVVAKADGYSYSAADLIRATAGTGLRFGEITALWVSDVDLRNRTIRVNKAWKRVGENGETEVPSWLKKQIRDKHTMREHYLGNPKTPKSRRTVSISSSMATILEKLIEGKAANDFVFVSPTGRPVHNSDFYTRVWRPLMDEVIEDGIASFRFHDLRHTHVSWLIAGGAPLPHIQARLGHESITTTIDTYGHLLPAGDELISDIIDAVMNGEQIRPPLHLLRGGVDAAVA; this is translated from the coding sequence ATGGTGTGGATCGAGAAGCACAAGCGCAGTGACAAGGTGGTGTCGGCGTACGTCGTATGGCGGCTCGGCGGCGGCCGTGATGGTGAGAAGCAGTTCGAGGCGTTCAGTGCGGGGACGAGCGAGCAGAATCTGGCTCGTGCCGAGGGATTCCAGAAGATGGTCGTGGCCGCCGGAAGCCACTGGCCCGACGGCTGGGTGAAGGGCGAGGGGTTCGTACGTCCGAACGGCGGCGATCCGACCGCGGAGGCTCCTGCTTTCTCCACGATCGGCGAGGAGTACATCCGCCAGATCGTCGACATCACGCCCGGCCAGCGCAAGAAGTATCTCTCGCAGGTGCGCGTGCTCGCTCGCCTGGAGGTCCGCGGGCGGTTGCCGTTCGCGCAGCCAGTGTCGGCGATCAGCGAGCCGGAGGTGAAGGCTTGGCTGATTGACTGGGACCGTGCGCTGAAGACGAAGGCGAACTACCACGGTCTGATGTACGGCGTCTTCAACTATGCCGTGGAGCAGGGCTTCCTCACCGTCAACCCGTGTGCCCGGACGGCTCCGAAGCGTCGACGGGTCAAGCAGTCCCAGGCGGAGCTGCGGTTCCTGTCGGAGGACGAGTTCGCAGCTGTCGTGGCCAAGGCCGACGGCTACTCCTACTCCGCAGCCGACCTGATCCGGGCCACCGCCGGAACTGGCCTTCGTTTCGGTGAGATCACCGCGCTTTGGGTCAGTGACGTCGACTTGCGCAACCGGACGATCCGGGTGAACAAGGCGTGGAAGCGCGTGGGGGAGAACGGTGAGACCGAGGTCCCGTCGTGGCTGAAGAAGCAGATCCGCGATAAGCACACGATGCGCGAGCACTACCTCGGTAACCCGAAGACACCGAAGTCAAGGCGTACGGTCTCGATCTCGTCGAGCATGGCGACCATCCTGGAGAAGCTGATCGAGGGAAAGGCCGCGAACGACTTCGTGTTCGTCTCGCCAACTGGTCGGCCGGTGCACAACTCGGACTTCTATACCCGGGTCTGGCGTCCGCTGATGGATGAGGTGATCGAGGACGGGATCGCGTCGTTCCGGTTCCACGACCTGCGGCACACGCACGTGTCGTGGCTCATCGCCGGTGGCGCCCCGCTGCCGCACATCCAGGCACGGCTGGGACACGAGTCAATCACGACCACGATCGACACCTACGGCCACCTGCTACCCGCCGGCGATGAGCTGATCTCTGACATTATTGACGCAGTGATGAACGGCGAGCAGATCCGGCCGCCGCTCCACTTGCTGCGTGGGGGCGTCGATGCTGCGGTTGCCTGA
- a CDS encoding helix-turn-helix domain-containing protein, producing MAIQSTQAPAQADAIHLLSIEEAATYLNVPQRWVADAVRQRRIRCSRIGKHVRFRLEHLNEFITACEQPLTAPSGANVLDLSPRGSGRSRL from the coding sequence ATGGCCATCCAATCCACACAGGCCCCGGCACAAGCTGACGCGATCCACCTGCTCAGTATCGAGGAGGCAGCGACGTACCTGAACGTGCCCCAGCGCTGGGTTGCCGACGCAGTGCGCCAGCGCCGCATCCGATGCAGCAGAATCGGAAAACACGTCAGGTTCCGCCTCGAGCACCTCAACGAGTTCATCACCGCCTGCGAGCAGCCCCTGACAGCGCCCAGCGGCGCGAACGTCCTCGACCTCAGCCCCAGAGGGTCGGGCCGTTCGCGCCTCTGA
- a CDS encoding single-stranded DNA-binding protein — MTIPTQMSLHGFIATVPHLTFGDTGIARFFARVGVEHYRKEADGNFTKLDPTFHNMAMFGTKAEKAYNQFQVGDQIIASGYVNEYQVERNGAVEQREEFIARQIGHDAHRTRYTVARGPSPTPPTPPPATQVPAPSLHAI; from the coding sequence ATGACGATCCCGACCCAGATGAGCCTGCATGGGTTCATCGCCACCGTTCCGCATCTGACCTTCGGCGATACCGGCATCGCCCGGTTCTTCGCCCGCGTCGGCGTCGAGCACTACCGCAAGGAGGCCGACGGGAACTTCACCAAGCTCGATCCCACCTTCCACAACATGGCGATGTTCGGGACGAAGGCCGAGAAGGCATACAACCAGTTCCAGGTCGGTGACCAGATCATCGCATCGGGGTACGTCAACGAGTACCAGGTCGAACGCAACGGCGCCGTCGAGCAGCGCGAGGAGTTCATCGCCCGTCAGATCGGACACGACGCGCACCGCACCCGCTACACCGTCGCCCGCGGACCCTCCCCCACACCGCCAACGCCTCCGCCAGCCACCCAGGTGCCCGCACCGAGCCTGCACGCGATCTGA